A window of Fluoribacter dumoffii NY 23 contains these coding sequences:
- a CDS encoding 16S rRNA (uracil(1498)-N(3))-methyltransferase, giving the protein MRAVRIYQPGNFYTDQLVELSPEASQHVGVVLRMQAGEKITLFCGDNREFDATIEAVKKKQVTVIIGSIKEVSRESPLTIHLAQAISKGERMEFVMQKAVELGVASITPVITERCVVKLDKERLAKKLHQWQAIVIAACEQSGRNQVPMVNPPVTLDAYSRKAQEGLKLILHPGGEKNWRDYLIEASAIALLIGPEGGLSNQEVQFACEHGFQPLSLGPRILRTETAAITALSVLQAVGGDL; this is encoded by the coding sequence ATGAGAGCCGTACGTATTTATCAACCTGGAAATTTTTATACAGACCAGCTTGTGGAATTGTCTCCCGAAGCCAGTCAGCACGTTGGAGTGGTTCTGCGCATGCAGGCAGGTGAGAAGATTACGTTATTTTGCGGCGATAACCGCGAATTTGATGCAACCATAGAGGCGGTGAAAAAAAAGCAGGTTACTGTAATTATCGGCTCTATAAAAGAGGTAAGCCGTGAGTCTCCCTTAACCATCCACCTGGCACAAGCCATCTCCAAGGGTGAGCGCATGGAGTTTGTGATGCAAAAAGCAGTTGAATTGGGGGTCGCGAGCATTACTCCTGTTATAACAGAGCGTTGCGTTGTTAAATTAGATAAGGAGCGCCTCGCAAAAAAGCTTCATCAATGGCAGGCAATCGTCATTGCCGCGTGCGAACAATCAGGGCGTAATCAAGTACCAATGGTAAACCCGCCTGTTACTTTGGATGCATACAGCCGCAAAGCTCAAGAGGGGTTAAAATTGATTTTGCATCCAGGTGGGGAGAAAAATTGGCGGGATTATTTAATTGAAGCTTCTGCGATTGCTTTGCTTATTGGTCCGGAAGGGGGTTTAAGTAACCAGGAAGTACAATTTGCTTGCGAGCATGGCTTTCAACCTTTATCTCTAGGTCCAAGAATATTACGTACAGAAACTGCCGCAATTACGGCATTGAGTGTATTGCAAGCAGTAGGTGGTGATCTATAA
- the trxA gene encoding thioredoxin, whose protein sequence is MSDLIKTISDASFEQDVIQANKPVLVDFWAEWCGPCRALTPILEEVAATHGEQVTFAKINIDEHPQTPAKFGVMSIPTLILFKNGQVEAVKMGLLSKSQLSAFVESHI, encoded by the coding sequence ATGAGTGATCTTATTAAAACAATATCAGATGCAAGTTTTGAGCAGGATGTAATCCAGGCAAACAAACCTGTTTTAGTTGATTTTTGGGCCGAATGGTGTGGTCCATGCCGCGCATTAACCCCTATATTGGAAGAAGTAGCGGCTACTCACGGTGAGCAGGTAACTTTCGCCAAGATTAACATTGATGAGCACCCTCAAACTCCTGCAAAATTCGGTGTAATGAGTATTCCTACATTAATTTTATTTAAAAACGGTCAGGTTGAAGCAGTTAAAATGGGTTTGCTTTCAAAATCTCAATTAAGTGCTTTTGTTGAGAGCCACATTTAA
- the rho gene encoding transcription termination factor Rho, which yields MNLSELKQLPIADLFNIAQEIGVENPSRMRKQEIIFAILKAHALKGEDIHGDGVLEVLTDGFGFLRSADGSYLAGPDDIYVSPSQIRRFGLRSGDTISGKIRPPKDSERYFALLKVDEINYDSPDSAKRKILFENLTPLFATERLVMEQGNGSTEDLTARVVDLCAPFGRGQRGLIVSPPKAGKTLMLQNIARSIEKNYPECYLIVLLIDERPEEVTEMQRSVKGEVVASTFDEPANRHVQVAEMVIEKAKRLVEHKRDVVILLDSITRLARAYNTVIPSSGKVLTGGVDANALQRPKRLYGAARNIEEGGSLTIIATALVDTGSKMDEVIYEEFKGTGNMEIHLSRNIAERRVFPAININRSGTRREDLLLSPEDLQRTWILRKILQSMDECDAIEFLLERMKNHKTNAEFFDAMKRQE from the coding sequence ATGAATCTTAGTGAACTTAAGCAATTGCCTATTGCCGATCTCTTTAACATCGCACAAGAGATTGGTGTCGAGAATCCTTCCCGTATGCGCAAACAAGAAATTATTTTTGCCATTCTTAAGGCCCACGCCTTAAAAGGTGAAGACATCCATGGTGATGGTGTTTTAGAAGTCCTGACTGATGGTTTTGGTTTCTTGCGTTCTGCCGATGGTTCTTATTTGGCAGGCCCTGATGATATTTATGTATCACCCAGCCAAATCAGACGTTTTGGTTTACGTTCTGGTGATACAATTTCAGGTAAAATCCGCCCCCCCAAAGACAGTGAGCGTTATTTCGCTTTGTTGAAAGTTGATGAAATCAATTATGATTCGCCTGATAGTGCCAAACGAAAAATTTTATTTGAAAACCTTACACCTTTATTTGCTACCGAACGCTTGGTTATGGAACAAGGTAATGGCAGTACTGAAGATTTGACGGCTCGAGTCGTTGATTTATGTGCTCCCTTTGGTCGAGGACAACGTGGATTGATTGTTTCCCCACCCAAAGCGGGAAAAACCTTAATGCTGCAAAACATTGCACGCTCTATAGAAAAAAATTATCCGGAATGTTATCTCATCGTTTTACTGATCGATGAACGCCCTGAAGAAGTAACTGAAATGCAACGTTCTGTTAAAGGTGAAGTAGTTGCCAGTACTTTTGATGAACCCGCTAACCGCCATGTTCAAGTTGCTGAAATGGTTATTGAAAAGGCCAAACGTCTGGTTGAACATAAGCGCGACGTAGTTATTTTACTTGACTCGATTACACGTCTGGCTCGAGCTTACAATACAGTGATTCCTTCATCCGGTAAGGTACTTACAGGGGGGGTTGACGCGAATGCTCTGCAACGGCCCAAACGTTTGTATGGGGCAGCACGTAACATAGAAGAAGGCGGCAGCTTGACTATTATTGCTACGGCTTTAGTAGATACAGGCTCTAAGATGGACGAGGTGATTTACGAAGAGTTCAAAGGAACCGGTAACATGGAAATCCATTTGAGCCGTAACATTGCTGAACGCCGCGTCTTCCCTGCCATAAATATTAACCGCTCAGGTACACGCCGCGAAGATCTGTTGTTAAGCCCAGAAGATCTGCAACGTACCTGGATATTGCGTAAAATTCTACAATCTATGGATGAATGTGATGCAATTGAGTTTTTGCTTGAACGCATGAAAAACCATAAAACCAATGCTGAATTCTTTGATGCAATGAAACGTCAAGAGTAG
- the ubiD gene encoding 4-hydroxy-3-polyprenylbenzoate decarboxylase produces MKYSDLRDFIAQLESRNLLKRITYPVSPYLEMTTVSDRVLRSGGPALLFTNTPNHQMPVLTNLFGTVERVAMGMGEDSITALREIGKLLAALKEPDPPKGFKDAFNKLPLLKQALNMAPKYVSGAECQHHVWEKDEVDLTTLPIQTCWPKDAAPLITWGLVTTKGPYQTRENMGIYRQQLLNKNQLIMRWLSHRGGALDYQAWQKAYPGERFPVAVTLGADPATILAAVTPVPDTLSEYAFAGLLRGQRTRLTQCIGNELHVPASAEIILEGYLEPGVEAPEGPYGDHTGYYNEVQSFPVFTVERMTHRDNPIYHSTYTGRPPDEPAILGVALNEVFIPLLQKQFPEIVDFYLPPEGCSYRLAVVTMKKQYPGHAKRIMMAVWSFLRQFMYTKFVIVCDDDIDARNWQDVIWAMTTRMDPARDTVMMENTPIDYLDFASPVSGLGSKIGMDATNKWPGETQREWGEPIVMDEEILKKVDGYWSSLGLDE; encoded by the coding sequence ATGAAATACTCTGATTTGAGAGATTTTATTGCACAACTGGAATCACGTAATTTATTAAAACGCATAACCTATCCGGTGTCTCCCTATCTTGAAATGACAACCGTCAGTGACCGAGTACTGCGCTCTGGTGGACCGGCCCTTCTCTTTACGAATACCCCCAATCATCAAATGCCAGTGCTGACCAATTTATTTGGCACTGTCGAACGCGTGGCCATGGGTATGGGTGAAGACAGCATCACTGCCTTAAGGGAAATAGGTAAATTATTAGCTGCCTTAAAAGAGCCTGATCCTCCCAAAGGATTTAAAGATGCTTTTAATAAACTCCCCTTGCTAAAACAGGCTTTAAACATGGCCCCCAAGTATGTGAGCGGGGCAGAATGCCAACACCACGTATGGGAAAAAGACGAAGTTGACTTGACCACTTTGCCTATTCAAACCTGCTGGCCCAAAGATGCGGCTCCTTTAATTACCTGGGGGCTGGTCACTACCAAAGGGCCTTATCAAACGCGGGAAAATATGGGAATATACCGTCAACAATTGTTAAATAAAAATCAATTGATTATGCGGTGGTTATCCCATCGGGGCGGAGCACTGGATTATCAGGCATGGCAAAAAGCTTATCCTGGCGAACGCTTTCCTGTGGCAGTGACGCTTGGAGCTGATCCGGCAACGATACTTGCCGCTGTAACCCCTGTCCCTGATACTTTGTCGGAGTATGCCTTTGCAGGATTATTACGGGGCCAACGTACCCGTCTAACGCAGTGCATCGGAAATGAGTTACACGTCCCTGCGAGCGCAGAAATTATTTTGGAAGGCTACCTTGAACCCGGGGTTGAGGCACCTGAAGGACCTTATGGGGATCACACGGGTTATTACAATGAAGTACAGTCCTTCCCTGTGTTTACTGTGGAACGCATGACTCACAGAGATAATCCCATTTACCATAGTACCTATACAGGTCGGCCACCGGATGAGCCCGCGATTTTAGGGGTTGCTTTAAATGAAGTATTTATTCCCTTGTTGCAAAAACAGTTTCCGGAGATTGTTGATTTTTATTTGCCGCCCGAAGGATGCTCTTATCGCTTAGCAGTCGTTACCATGAAGAAACAGTATCCTGGACACGCGAAACGAATTATGATGGCCGTTTGGTCTTTCTTAAGACAATTTATGTATACCAAATTTGTAATCGTATGTGACGATGACATTGATGCCCGTAATTGGCAGGATGTGATTTGGGCGATGACCACACGTATGGATCCCGCACGAGATACTGTGATGATGGAAAATACTCCGATTGATTATCTGGATTTTGCCTCTCCTGTTTCCGGTCTTGGTTCAAAAATAGGAATGGATGCAACGAATAAGTGGCCGGGTGAGACGCAAAGGGAATGGGGGGAGCCCATTGTCATGGATGAAGAGATTTTGAAAAAAGTTGATGGTTATTGGTCTTCTTTGGGGTTAGATGAATGA
- a CDS encoding NAD(P)H-flavin reductase, translating to MKEKTIKALVEDISPLTDTIMRLVLTPEKYVDYQAGQYLQVLFDGEAFSYSIANAPLGSHKYELHIRHSLDNPYTQRLFAYIKQHGSVNLRLPFGTCSIEHLYPHRPILFIAGGTGFAPVKAMIEQLLSTSDTRPFELFWGARLQNDLYMDEKVRNWQTHVSRFNYFSSVSEDNGVPLVSHVLTKHPHDLGDWQIVISGPFDMVYSTRDALVAQGVTRAHLFSDAFSFEAK from the coding sequence ATGAAGGAAAAAACGATCAAAGCGCTTGTAGAAGATATTTCACCGTTAACAGACACTATCATGCGTTTGGTTTTAACACCGGAAAAATACGTGGATTATCAAGCAGGACAATACCTGCAAGTTCTGTTTGATGGAGAAGCGTTTAGCTATTCTATTGCCAATGCCCCCTTAGGCTCTCATAAGTACGAACTGCATATTCGTCACAGTTTGGATAATCCCTACACGCAGCGATTATTTGCTTATATTAAACAACATGGATCGGTAAATCTTCGTTTGCCGTTTGGGACGTGTTCTATTGAGCATTTATATCCTCATCGTCCTATCCTGTTCATTGCAGGTGGTACTGGATTTGCACCTGTAAAAGCTATGATTGAGCAGTTATTATCTACTTCAGACACCCGCCCATTTGAGCTATTTTGGGGAGCTCGTTTACAAAACGATTTATATATGGATGAAAAAGTAAGGAATTGGCAAACTCATGTGAGCCGCTTTAACTATTTTTCTTCTGTATCAGAAGACAATGGCGTGCCATTGGTTTCTCATGTACTTACCAAACACCCGCATGATCTTGGGGACTGGCAGATAGTGATCAGCGGGCCTTTTGATATGGTCTACAGTACCCGTGATGCATTAGTGGCTCAGGGAGTGACTAGGGCTCATTTATTTTCAGATGCATTTAGTTTTGAAGCCAAATAA
- the hspQ gene encoding heat shock protein HspQ: protein MNKIAQFNIGDLVIHKNSRYRAIVVDVDPLFQASGNYNPQAQKREFATRNPWYRLLVDDSSQITYVEECMLIADTSQMPINNPHLPFYLKENEGHYSNANPKH, encoded by the coding sequence ATGAATAAAATTGCGCAATTTAATATTGGAGATTTGGTAATTCATAAAAACAGCCGCTACAGAGCGATTGTAGTGGATGTAGATCCATTATTTCAGGCTTCAGGAAATTATAATCCGCAAGCACAGAAGCGTGAATTTGCAACGCGTAATCCCTGGTATCGATTATTAGTGGATGACAGCAGCCAAATCACTTATGTAGAAGAGTGTATGTTGATTGCCGATACGAGCCAAATGCCTATTAACAATCCACATCTTCCCTTTTATTTAAAGGAAAACGAAGGGCATTACAGCAATGCAAATCCCAAGCATTAA
- a CDS encoding cysteine hydrolase family protein has product MNTSGKLRLAGHLQAQEQLRPKASNFFKKLTKLYAQTDPALKEELKKILLGLLKDTDKLAVLLVDLQNDFVLPDFALYAPGGENTLLRNMALLDVLEDLINTHDQLAPQIELITTQDAHVFERDEEHIDAQIMAKGYDKVHATKTLQVERNELKEFNLARAHYGLHCLRGTIGAAISDPIEKRLKKLHAKIRIYRFAKINFSAPEAGMLLKKGIDLSDPRFLKQTNNVYDEGGLTFLQFFQKQKYSKVIITGICGNICVQQAAEGLATAGEKVYVLDPCVHYLIVPGINSYDEVWSRVQQSYAAKGISLIRLDRFRSNPESPL; this is encoded by the coding sequence ATGAACACATCTGGGAAATTAAGATTGGCGGGACATTTGCAGGCACAAGAACAATTACGCCCAAAAGCCTCCAATTTTTTTAAAAAATTAACCAAACTATATGCCCAAACAGATCCGGCATTAAAAGAAGAATTAAAAAAAATTCTTCTGGGCCTCTTAAAAGACACCGATAAATTAGCTGTTCTCTTAGTCGACCTGCAAAATGACTTTGTACTTCCAGATTTTGCCTTATATGCTCCGGGGGGCGAAAATACTCTGCTTCGCAATATGGCCTTGCTTGATGTGCTTGAGGACCTCATAAATACCCATGACCAACTTGCTCCACAAATTGAACTAATTACCACGCAGGATGCCCATGTATTCGAACGGGATGAAGAGCACATTGATGCGCAAATCATGGCTAAAGGTTATGATAAAGTGCATGCAACTAAAACGTTACAAGTAGAACGCAATGAATTGAAAGAGTTTAATTTGGCAAGGGCGCACTATGGATTACATTGTCTACGAGGCACCATAGGGGCAGCCATTTCTGATCCAATTGAAAAACGCTTAAAAAAGCTGCACGCTAAAATTAGGATTTATCGGTTCGCTAAAATCAATTTCTCTGCTCCTGAAGCAGGAATGCTGTTAAAAAAAGGAATTGACTTAAGCGATCCTCGATTTTTAAAGCAGACCAACAATGTTTATGATGAGGGCGGTCTTACTTTTCTGCAGTTTTTTCAAAAGCAAAAGTACAGCAAGGTAATCATCACCGGGATTTGCGGAAATATCTGTGTTCAACAAGCTGCTGAAGGGTTGGCAACTGCAGGAGAAAAGGTGTATGTACTTGATCCCTGTGTCCATTATTTAATTGTCCCGGGAATAAATTCATATGATGAAGTATGGTCAAGAGTTCAGCAAAGTTATGCTGCAAAAGGAATAAGTTTAATTAGGCTGGATCGTTTTCGCTCAAACCCTGAATCGCCTTTATAA
- the tatC gene encoding twin-arginine translocase subunit TatC: MLNHLLELRRRGLQTLIWFVGLFFIFFFWANDLFQALVSPLLHTLSGNEGLIATQVTSPVFTPLKVAADAALLLSAPIALFQFWRFISPGLYAREKTILRFALIFSLLLFSAGVLFCFYLVLPFMFHFFAHALPKGVRYMPDMAYAVDFITKMLLTFGLCFQVPLICFVLVRLQIIEVTTLKTIRPYIIVGAFIVGMLLTPPDVFSQIMLAVPLCLLYETGIIFAIYFI, from the coding sequence ATGCTCAATCATCTCCTGGAATTACGCCGTCGTGGATTGCAGACTTTAATTTGGTTTGTTGGCCTTTTTTTCATTTTCTTTTTTTGGGCAAATGATTTGTTCCAGGCTTTAGTTAGTCCACTGCTGCATACACTCTCTGGAAATGAAGGTTTAATTGCCACCCAGGTAACCTCGCCTGTATTTACGCCACTCAAAGTTGCTGCGGATGCGGCACTCTTACTAAGTGCCCCCATTGCTCTATTTCAATTTTGGCGCTTTATAAGTCCTGGCCTGTATGCAAGAGAGAAAACGATTTTGCGCTTTGCCTTAATCTTCAGCCTTTTGCTTTTTAGTGCCGGGGTTTTGTTCTGTTTTTATTTGGTTTTGCCCTTTATGTTTCATTTTTTTGCACACGCCTTACCTAAAGGGGTGCGCTACATGCCTGATATGGCCTATGCTGTGGATTTTATCACCAAAATGCTCCTGACCTTTGGCCTTTGTTTTCAAGTGCCTTTAATTTGTTTTGTTCTGGTGCGGTTACAAATCATTGAGGTGACAACCCTTAAAACAATTCGTCCCTATATCATTGTTGGGGCGTTTATCGTCGGCATGCTACTTACCCCCCCTGATGTTTTTTCCCAAATCATGCTTGCTGTTCCACTGTGCTTGCTCTATGAAACAGGGATTATCTTTGCCATTTACTTTATTTAA
- the panD gene encoding aspartate 1-decarboxylase: MAYRKMLKSKIHRACVTEADLDYEGSITISPELLKAANILPYEAVNVWNITAGTRFETYAITGKPGSTEICVNGAAAHLVTPGDLIIIASFAQVLEEDCASLIPTVVFVDQFNRLREIRPERIGVKSTELADA; encoded by the coding sequence ATGGCTTATAGAAAAATGTTAAAATCCAAAATTCATCGTGCCTGCGTCACTGAAGCCGATTTGGACTATGAGGGAAGCATCACTATTTCTCCAGAGCTTCTTAAAGCAGCAAATATATTGCCCTATGAGGCAGTGAATGTTTGGAATATCACCGCAGGGACCCGGTTTGAGACTTATGCCATCACCGGCAAACCCGGATCAACTGAAATTTGTGTTAATGGAGCAGCAGCGCATTTGGTCACTCCAGGCGATTTGATCATAATTGCCTCTTTTGCCCAGGTACTGGAAGAAGATTGTGCAAGCCTCATTCCTACCGTTGTTTTTGTGGATCAGTTTAACCGTTTACGGGAAATCCGCCCTGAAAGAATTGGAGTCAAAAGCACAGAACTTGCTGATGCTTAA
- the rsmA gene encoding 16S rRNA (adenine(1518)-N(6)/adenine(1519)-N(6))-dimethyltransferase RsmA — protein sequence MRHSPRKRFGQNFLQNRHIIDDIVRAINPQAEDNMLEIGPGLGALTEPLLRRLNKLTAVEIDWDLQKHLSAMSVAQNKLHLIAADALTLDYSQFGTHLRVVGNLPYNISTPLLIHLLNYASHIEDMHFMLQKEVVERMAAQPGSKAYGRLTVMLQYHCVVEYLFDVPPEAFDPQPKVDSAVVRLTPHRISPFEKVSAGQLERLVASAFAMRRKTLNNNLKGIITAEQLSALGIDGNKRPEQISIAEYVQLAKFISN from the coding sequence GTGAGGCACAGCCCACGTAAACGCTTTGGCCAGAATTTTCTACAAAACCGGCACATTATTGATGACATCGTCCGTGCAATTAATCCGCAAGCAGAAGATAATATGCTGGAAATTGGTCCGGGTCTGGGTGCATTAACCGAGCCCTTACTGCGCCGTTTGAATAAATTAACTGCCGTTGAAATTGACTGGGATTTACAAAAACATTTGTCAGCAATGTCTGTGGCGCAGAATAAATTGCACCTGATTGCTGCTGATGCACTAACCCTGGATTACAGCCAATTCGGTACGCACTTACGGGTGGTAGGCAATTTACCTTATAATATTTCCACGCCTTTGCTCATCCATTTATTGAACTATGCCTCTCATATAGAGGACATGCACTTCATGTTGCAAAAGGAAGTAGTAGAACGTATGGCAGCACAACCCGGGAGTAAGGCATATGGCCGCTTAACGGTGATGCTGCAATATCATTGTGTTGTGGAGTATTTGTTTGATGTTCCCCCGGAAGCATTTGATCCCCAACCTAAAGTGGATTCAGCGGTGGTTCGTCTTACTCCTCATCGCATTTCGCCTTTTGAAAAAGTGTCTGCAGGGCAGTTGGAGCGGTTGGTGGCTAGTGCTTTTGCCATGCGCCGTAAAACGCTTAATAACAATTTAAAGGGAATAATAACGGCTGAACAATTAAGTGCTTTGGGAATTGATGGAAATAAAAGACCTGAACAAATTTCTATCGCTGAATATGTTCAACTAGCGAAATTTATTTCCAATTAG
- a CDS encoding conjugal transfer nickase/helicase domain-containing protein translates to MEMALFHRQRPRKGTLSSQGKSLKELTRIVNADLILSDEKRQTLLKRMRMLSGLETARYDSLCGILIANLVQYCQNLPETANSYYSQQGGLVDHALNRTEAALSLFQEFMVQEQPESLSEEQKLWQYALFSAAILQGIGKLFVDYRVSLYDANGQFLKEWNPLLESLTSTGHYYFYEFDKEPEIEFRRRLNLLLARTLMPASGFAWIASNPEVLAVWLALLNEDEGSAGTLGAILIRAEAIAIQRYLLEFMAKGTAAIYGGGRYRAGTFSGGQPESLLEKEQAVGMEFIQWMIKALDEGRIMINKAPLFMVPGGMLMCAEMFQLFVREHPEYKNWQAAQNGFLALGLHHRAADGGVISRFETKNQMETGVVFAKYALALPESVKVMDMASGKVESMSATELIHKAQFSSQFTQQQNSRLIRSLQKLDAKGTWQTPENEENALRPGAKKGA, encoded by the coding sequence ATGGAGATGGCCTTGTTTCACCGTCAACGTCCACGCAAAGGTACCTTGTCTTCCCAGGGTAAATCCTTAAAAGAGTTAACACGCATCGTTAATGCCGATCTTATTTTGTCAGATGAGAAGCGGCAGACCTTATTAAAAAGGATGCGAATGTTGTCTGGTTTGGAAACCGCTCGATATGACAGCTTATGCGGTATTCTTATCGCCAATTTAGTGCAGTATTGTCAAAATTTACCTGAAACAGCCAACAGTTATTATTCACAGCAAGGCGGACTGGTAGATCACGCACTGAACCGTACCGAAGCAGCATTGAGCCTTTTTCAGGAGTTTATGGTACAGGAACAGCCGGAATCATTATCTGAAGAGCAAAAGCTTTGGCAATATGCCCTTTTTTCCGCAGCAATTCTCCAAGGGATAGGCAAGTTATTCGTTGATTATCGAGTAAGTTTGTATGATGCCAATGGCCAATTCCTAAAAGAATGGAATCCCTTGCTGGAAAGCTTGACCAGCACCGGGCATTATTACTTTTATGAATTCGATAAGGAACCCGAAATTGAGTTTCGACGTCGCCTCAATTTATTGTTGGCAAGGACACTTATGCCAGCAAGCGGATTCGCATGGATAGCTTCTAACCCCGAAGTTCTTGCAGTGTGGCTTGCTTTATTAAATGAAGATGAAGGTTCTGCCGGGACATTAGGGGCGATATTAATTCGCGCGGAAGCCATCGCTATCCAGCGTTATTTACTTGAATTCATGGCGAAAGGTACGGCGGCAATTTATGGTGGGGGACGTTATCGTGCAGGCACCTTTTCTGGCGGTCAACCCGAAAGCCTGTTGGAGAAAGAGCAGGCAGTAGGCATGGAGTTTATCCAGTGGATGATTAAGGCATTAGATGAAGGCCGAATCATGATTAATAAAGCACCTTTGTTTATGGTGCCAGGTGGCATGCTGATGTGTGCGGAAATGTTTCAATTATTCGTACGTGAACACCCTGAATATAAAAATTGGCAGGCGGCTCAAAATGGATTTTTAGCCTTAGGTTTGCATCATCGTGCAGCTGATGGCGGGGTAATTAGCCGTTTTGAAACCAAAAATCAAATGGAAACTGGAGTAGTGTTTGCGAAGTATGCCCTGGCGTTACCAGAATCAGTGAAGGTAATGGATATGGCTAGCGGAAAAGTAGAGTCTATGTCAGCAACCGAATTGATCCATAAAGCTCAATTTAGCAGCCAGTTTACCCAGCAACAAAATAGCAGATTGATTCGCTCGTTACAAAAATTGGATGCGAAAGGGACATGGCAAACCCCTGAAAATGAAGAAAATGCACTTAGGCCAGGAGCAAAAAAAGGTGCCTGA
- a CDS encoding symmetrical bis(5'-nucleosyl)-tetraphosphatase encodes MPDYAIGDVQGCYEPLQRLLELIDFNEKRDRLWFVGDLVNRGPESLAVLRFVSSLPVIPRVTLGNHDLHLLASLFGGRPWRGHDDTLQEVMRAADGEALGHWLRKQSILYYSPELQVVMCHAGISPLWDLPQAMQHARELEEVLAGEHYRDFLSCMYGNKPDIWSDDLRGNDRLRVITNYYTRMRFCDAQGRLELDFKETVAQAPAHLYPWYEVPCRKEIDIDIVFGHWAALMGKCPHPKIHAIDTGCLWGGQLTALRLQDMQRFAVWNKK; translated from the coding sequence GTGCCTGATTATGCAATTGGTGACGTGCAAGGTTGCTATGAACCTCTGCAACGGTTATTGGAACTGATCGATTTTAATGAAAAAAGAGATCGTCTGTGGTTTGTTGGTGACTTGGTAAACAGGGGGCCCGAATCTCTGGCTGTTTTACGCTTTGTCAGTTCCTTACCCGTTATCCCCCGCGTTACTCTGGGTAATCATGACTTACACTTGTTAGCGTCACTTTTCGGCGGCAGGCCATGGAGAGGACATGATGACACTTTGCAGGAAGTGATGCGCGCCGCTGATGGGGAAGCTTTAGGCCACTGGTTAAGAAAACAATCCATTTTGTATTATTCCCCAGAGCTGCAGGTCGTGATGTGTCATGCAGGAATTAGTCCTTTGTGGGACCTGCCGCAGGCGATGCAGCATGCCAGGGAACTGGAGGAAGTCCTTGCCGGGGAACATTATCGTGATTTTTTATCCTGCATGTATGGTAACAAGCCTGATATATGGTCCGATGATTTAAGGGGTAATGACAGATTGCGGGTAATTACCAATTACTATACGCGCATGCGGTTTTGTGATGCACAAGGACGGCTCGAGCTTGATTTTAAGGAAACTGTCGCCCAGGCTCCCGCCCATCTTTATCCCTGGTATGAAGTACCGTGCCGGAAAGAAATTGATATAGATATTGTTTTTGGTCATTGGGCTGCCTTAATGGGAAAGTGTCCCCATCCCAAAATTCATGCAATCGATACGGGATGTCTTTGGGGCGGTCAACTCACGGCACTGCGTTTGCAGGATATGCAACGATTTGCAGTCTGGAATAAGAAATGA